A region from the Schistocerca serialis cubense isolate TAMUIC-IGC-003099 chromosome 1, iqSchSeri2.2, whole genome shotgun sequence genome encodes:
- the LOC126440013 gene encoding piggyBac transposable element-derived protein 2-like encodes MSRKSQEEMLMEWLEIPLSSDDDLECFSDDSIQDETYVAPESVDCDSDSSDEESQVPVIRTEDVSGTRQSDVIMKESTSQLSDNALKLPCSSKNVTKNSRSVVWKDKQLIIPELQSKFHGNTSLPEEVINLNTPYQFFEHIFPSKLFDLIVEETHRYSVQCNPDRPIDLSCGDIKKFIGICLVMSIVHVPNTRDYWGEVTGTHLIKTTMTVNQYEQIRKFLHFNDNSAMIPRGEKGHDRLFKIRPIIELMRSRFQTIPVEECVSVDEQICSTMARSYLKQYMPNKPHKYGYKLFVISGISGYAYDFEIFTGDENEPEKRVTGEEDLGASANVVVRLSRILPRNMNHKLYCDNYYTSLPLLVWLHKQGIYSLGTVRRNRVPDCKLPSEAELKKMARGASVERVATVDGVDISNVVWKDNKSVMLLSTLAGQQPIHEAGRYDKKTKSRITIPCPQIIKLYNKHMGGVDLLDSIMGRHKILVKSRKWYIRLFYHLLDMGVVNSWLLYRRVAETKGIRRTMKLSEFRMEIAHCLCRSGQTSAKRGRPSNELENQIQAKKTKGPTAHVPPQDVRLDQTGPCAGFAFRTQVLEGLVPS; translated from the coding sequence ATGTCTCGAAAGAGTCAAGAAGAAATGCTTATGGAATGGTTAGAGATTCCACTAAGCAGTGATGACGATCTTGAGTGTTTCTCTGACGATTCCATTCAAGATGagacatatgttgctccagaatctGTTGATTGTGATAGTGACAGTAGTGACGAAGAAAGTCAAGTACCAGTAATTAGGACTGAAGATGTTTCTGGAACAAGACAATCTGATGTTATAATGAAGGAATCGACGTCACAGTTGTCTGATAATGCTCTGAAACTgccatgcagcagcaaaaatgttaccaaaaacagCAGGAGTGTGGTTTGGAAAGATAAACAGTTGATTATTCCCGAACTGCAGTCAAAATTTCATGGCAATACTTCGTTACCagaagaagtaataaacttaaatacTCCATACCAATTCTTCGAACATATATTTCCATCTAAATTGTTTGATCTAATTGTCGAAGAGACTCATAGATACAGTGTGCAGTGTAATCCTGATAGACCAATAGATTTATCCTGTGGtgacataaaaaaatttatagGCATCTGTCTCGTAATGTCAATAGTTCATGTACCTAATACGAGGGATTACTGGGGAGAAGTTACTGGTACTCATCTGATCAAGACAACAATGACAGTGAATCAGTATGAGCAAATACGTAAGTTTCTTCACTTCAATGACAACAGTGCAATGATACCCAGGGGTGAAAAAGGTCATGATAGACTCTTCAAGATAAGACCCATAATAGAATTGATGAGATCTCGGTTTCAAACAATACCTGTTGAGGAGTGTGTTTCTGTTGATGAACAGATATGTTCAACAATGGCTAGAAGTTATTTGAAACAATACATGCCAAACAAGCCTCATAAATATGGATACAAATTATTTGTTATTAGTGGCATATCTGGTTATGCCTACGATTTTGAGATTTTCACTGGAGATGAAAATGAACCAGAAAAAAGAGTGACTGGGGAGGAAGACTTGGGAGCAAGTGCAAATGTTGTAGTTCGACTCAGTAGGATACTACCAAGAAATATGAACCACAAACTGTACTGTGACAATTATTACACAAGTCTGCCACTGCTTGTATGGTTACATAAACAAGGAATTTACTCACTTGGGACAGTCAGAAGAAACAGAGTACCAGACTGCAAGCTCCCTTCAGAAGCTGAGCTGAAGAAAATGGCACGAGGTGCATCAGTAGAGCGCGTCGCAACAGTGGATGGTGTCGACATATCAAATGTAGTGTGGAAAGATAACAAGAGTGTGatgttgctttctacacttgctggACAGCAGCCTATTCATGAAGCAGGGAGGTATGACAAAAAAACAAAGTCAAGAATAACAATACCTTGTCCACAAATAATTAAGCTCTACAATAAACATATGGGAGGTGTTGACCTTCTTGACAGCATAATGGGTCGACATAAAATTCTTGTGAAAAGTAGAAAATGGTATATAAGATTGTTTTACCATCTCCTGGACATGGGAGTAGTCAATTCCTGGCTGTTGTATAGGAGAGTAGCAGAAACCAAAGGGATTAGGAGAACTATGAAACTCTCCGAATTTCGAATGGAAATTGCTCACTGTTTGTGTCGCTCAGGTCAAACTTCAGCAAAACGTGGAAGGCCAAGTAATGAACTCGAAAACCAAATACAAGCTAAGAAGACAAAGGGGCCCACAGCACATGTACCTCCACAAGATGTAAGGCTGGATCAA